The Helianthus annuus cultivar XRQ/B chromosome 11, HanXRQr2.0-SUNRISE, whole genome shotgun sequence region ttttctttatttatgaattcatgtaaatttaaatgtgtaaattgaatttctaacattgtattcgaataataacgataagtgtagaaaaaaattttgaatttgaattgtttttgaccaagttcttatataggggagggtttaaatgagaacgctaatattgtgagaaccgtgagaacaaatgaaaaaaccatgagaacttagtcaaaaacaatccaaattcaaaatttttttctacacttatcattattattcgaatacaatgttagaaatttaatttacacgtttaaatttacgtgaattcgtaaataaaaaaaatttacacatgtgtaagtttgccatttacacatgtgtaaatctgttatatttacacatgtgtaaaaaatctaaaaaaaagtgattttgaaaggagaaatgaattatttgttgttgtaaattctttttttaatgttgtatcttaattacaatgaggtttgtattaaaaaaaattttgttttgattggttttttcattcgttctcacggttctcacaatatttagcgttctcaagataaccctccccatATATATTATACTTAACTCTAAGACAAATAATAACTAACTAGCGGATTCAACTCGTGCATTTCTGCGAGAGTATGACGGAAATTCAATCAGTATCAGTTTGGTTTGTTATAATCTTTTGAGTAGATTCATCTACGCTTTTCTTTAGCCATTTGGCAATTCTAAAACTGTAAAACATAAATCCCATTCACTAGTTGTGTTAGATTCGAtaactaaaaaaagaaaagtaCAAACAtaagtatattttatatattgtaAACTATCGTATGTTATTTTCAAGCTATGAACCATTAATCAAACTAGTTATTTAATCTCTTAAAAACATTAACGAACGCAAGTTATAATAGAAAAACTAAATTTGTAAAAATGTAAATAGATTAAAAGTGTACTTTACATATAGTACgtgaaaataataataaaaaaaaaagtaaatgaaGTTGGCATTCCtttctatatatatttatatattgaGAGGGAGAAAAAAATCACCCCGAGTTGTGAGGACTTAGAAAACTCCTACTTTATGTGCGAGTTTGTCATATTTTTTGCTCAAACATAGATGAACATGTTACAGGGCCGGATTTATAGTACAAGTAATCTAGGCTTCGGCTTAGGGCCTCCAAAAATTAGGGCCTCTCCTTAAAGGAAAATTAGTATGTTAACTATAGAAATAGCGTAAACTTTTATTTTAGATTTGTTTGATTCCTTATACAAGCAAACCATTTTGTGTTATGGTTGTGTTAGATTTTTGTTTGGCTCCAAACACGAATAAAGGAGTATCGTTTATACTAATCAAAGAAGGAAAAGGGCTCCAAAGTTTTATTTCGCCTTGGGCCTCTAAAAAAGTTGTAACAGCCTTGACATATTACAAACACACCTCTATAAAAAAATTTCCGATCGGTTTTTAAGTCATTTTACACTACTATAAAAAGCTCTAGGCATCAACATTTACCCCCACTATAAGGGTTCTTCATGCTGGtgtaaattaacaaaaaaaaaatatttattttgtttttttgaaaaaagttgatttatttaggatttttagtaAAAAAGAATTTGAAATCGCCTTCTTTTTGgtctagttatatatatatactaggttatggtcccgtgtgttacacgggttgattaatGAAAACGATATAATTTATTACTTGTAAATACTTATTATTTTTAATCTAATCTTGATAGTTTTGATTGAACATACATGATAACTTCATAAGTTGTCATTAATAACATTAAATTTCATGGGACAAACCTCTAATAACATTGAATTTCATGGGATAAACCTcctaaaattataaattaaaaaaaagtcaTCAAAATTCACACCAACAAAACTTGGGAAAAGTTGAATTAAAaaaaaggaatattggattttaataatccaactATTCACCGTTAGCCGCTGACAGTTTCAATTTATAAAATAACCACTAgttgtcccaactattaacatattggcttccaatggaccctgactaacagagcCCTAATGATGTTAGTCTCCGATCGTCGGAAAAACGTTTTTAGCCgtaaaaaggttcctaaaggtccgatctaaggttacaaaaagGTTTGGGGCGATAATGTTGAGTTTTTCGGCCAAAAACTTGAGTTTTCCGGACAAAAAAAAGTTTCCCGGCGATGAAAGAATTTACGGCGACCTCAATATTTTGGGCTTTTAGCAGAAAAAGTTTCCTAAAATAAGTAATAAGGttgcaaagaggtttgggacaaaaaaatgagttttccggCCTAAAATGAGTTTTtcggccaaaaacgtttttcctgcgatcggagactaacggcgttacGGTTCTGTTATGcagggtccattggaggccaatatgttaatagttgggactgccagtggttattttttaagttaggACTGTTGGCGGCCACCGACGAATAGTTGTTATTATTGAAATCCAATATTCCTCAAAGAAACATGCAACTATTTTGATTCTTTTTTACTCACTTTTACTACTTTGTGTGCGTTACTTATTTAAAAGAACAGTATTGGTATCAATGCATGCATCTCAACCCAATGGAAAATGTCaccattttatttcttttattatataatctcgtgtattgtacgggttgaataaatgtaatattatgtatactaaataataaaaaaaagttatatctttagaAACCATATAtattaccaaataataaaaaagttatatcttaaaaaactcTAAGTAttatacaggttgaataaatgtaattttatatattaaataataaaaaagttaataaatattatctatatttatttatttaggcgGGAAAAAATTGTTGAGATCACCTTATAGAGCGCCATGTGTCCCACATctgatttactttattatatgtatagatatatatatatatatatatatatatatagagaggataaggatcattacagaacactaattattgcgagaacaaaaagaacaactctaaatcgctaaattttgggatttaaggttcatatttcttaaattttatgtttcgtacattcatatgtgtattatatatacataaaaaatcatatatatTTCCCTACACATAttctacatacatgtaggtaatttagcctacacataacctacatgtgtgtaggttatttaaaaactgaagatttttcatattttgttaaaaaattctagtgtgagaaacaataaatcttacatttataacattttcatttactttctaggtttttaggattgaaaaaatgaaTGATTCATTTTGTtatgcgtgttctcgcaatatttagtattctacatagaaccttcccctgtatatatatatatatatatatatatatatatatatatatatatatataggtttaggTTCTTTTGTGAACCCTTTATAAATAGTGAACAAAACGAACAAATCTTGGCCCTAGATCTTCTAAATCTAATATAAGGATAGGATCGTCTTTTAACatctttaattttatatataattttcttttttttaaattattcaTGGCAGTTATAGATAAAACCACCCACGATTCAACTTGATGGCCAATTTCAAAATTGTATCGATCATAATCTGCGCCAATTTCAAAATTGTATCGATCATATTCCTGTTcgttcttcatcaccatcattcaaTTCGTATTCGTTCTTCAAAATATCAACAGGCAATTCAGCAATCATGACACATTCTACCGATCAGAATATTATTTCTGCGAATTTGCTAATTCATGAGACCGCTCAACGACCGGGAGAACAACATCATGGTATGTTATTAAGAAATACGTGTATTCAAGTTTCATTCAAGTGTCGGATAATAGATTACATAGCTGTGTATTTGTTTGGTTTAGTGTCTATAAACCCTAAGATTTATAGTTTTCCACAGATAAGAACGATCATATTGATGCCCAAGCCAATTTGTTAGTTCCTCGGAGTAATGATCAAGCAGCAGATCGTCATGAAGGTATAATATTGAAACAACTGTTTATATAATTCTGTAGCAAATGTCGTAATGTTAATACATGACTGTATAGTATATTGATTCGTTTAACTAACATTTAAGTTTTATTATTTTCGATAGAGGGTACCCGTATGTCAGAGACGATCGATCAGCCCAACGTTGCTGACAAGTTGTTAATACCTCAGAGCGCTGAACCAGAACCAGATAATCATCAAGGTATAAGTTTTAAACATTTGTTTATACAAGTTAGTATATGTGTGTCGCTGAATTGAAGATGCGTATTTGTAGTATTCATATTTTTTTGTtgtgtattttttttaacaatactTATGAATTTAAACTTTTGACTGAGGGTACTGTTACTACAGATGCAAACGAGCAGCCCGACGGACCAGCTGATTTGGTAACTCATCTGAGCAACCAACGAGCAGTACCAGATCATGTGTTGGTAGCATCCATTGAGCAACAAGGTATTATTCTAGGACAGAACAATTCATAAGAAATCTGTGGTGTATGCTACTTGTTTTTGCTGACGTTTATTCGTTGTTTGAAATTTTAGAGTCTATTGCTAGCAATGTATATCAAAGTCCTAATGGCACAAAGTATTGGACACCAAATGTTCCTCCTGATTTAAAACCGTATGAAGGAGCCAGATTCCGAACTATCGATGAAGCAGTTGGTATGTATGAGCGTTATGCAGAGAGGGCTGGTTTTTCGACCCGTTTGGGTACGTCAAAGAGAGATAAAGCTAAAGGAGTATTCAAACTCCGGTACATTTTGTGTTCTAGAGCTAATAAGCCCAAGGACCAGGAAGCGGGTAATACTAGTTCTCTGAAACGATGCCGTAGTATAAAAGCTACAGATTGTAAGGCATGTGTTAAAATTAGGCGAGTAAAAAGATCTACGGATTATGTGGTTTACAAATTCATTGAACAACACAACCATGGTCTAACAGCTCCTGAGAACTTAGATTTATCACGCAAGAAAAGGAAGCTAGACTTTGCGGCTAAACAGTTTATCGCTGATTGTCGCAATGCTAACATTGGTCCGACGAAAGCACACAATATATACGTTGTTTTAAAGGGAGGTCACCAAAATGTTCGTGGAACGACTACCGAGTTTAAGAACTTTGGAAGAGATATCCGGGAATTCATTGGCGACAGAGATGCACAAATGGTCGTTGACAAATTCAATGAACGTGTGGAAAACAAGCAAAATTACACGTTTAAAACACATATTGTTGAAAAGGAACTTCAGTTGCTGTTTTGGTGTGATGGAGTTTCAAAAACAAATTATCACGCTTTTGGCGATGTAGTGGCATTTGATGCAACGTATCACACAAACATGTAatgattttaaaatattttttttgcatTTAGTATCTGGCTTTTTTCTACGTCTTTAATGTAAACACTATATTTATGAATCTTTTTTTTAGGTACGATATGATATTTGTCCCCTTTACCGGGGTTGATCATCATAAGAAGTGTACAATATTCGGGGCCGGATTGATTCACAACGAAACCATCGAGTCATACTCATGGCTTTTACAAAAGTTTTTAGAAGCGCACGATGGAAAACAACCTCTTATCATATTAACCGATCAAGATTGCGCCATGAAGCAAGCCGTGAACAATGTTTTTGATAAGTCTGTACACAGACTATGTATGTGGCACATCACCCAGAAAATTCCAGCTAAGGTATGGAAAATGGATTTTAAATACGTGTATGGGTATAGGTTATGTATGTGTCAtgtatatgtttaaaaaataGCTGACTTTTCTGATATACCCACATGTACAGTTATGTATGTTGTTTGACGGGTGTATTTATTACGATCCTAATGCAATGAATTATCATATATCCTATGTGTAGATAAAGGGCAGTGATGAAACGAATGCTGAGTTAAAGCAACGGATCCACAAACTAGTGTGGAATGTTTACATAGAACCCCACAGGTTTGAAAAGAGATGGAATTTACTCATGACCGAGTATGGTTTGGAAGATCATGCTTGGATGAATGAAATGTACGCTATAAGGGAACAGTGGATTCCATGTTATTTTCGTGATATACCTATGTGTTGCCTTATGAAGACCACTTCTCGATGCGAAAGTGCTAATCATATGTTTAAAGCAAATTCTAGTCCCCATAATACGTTGGTGCAGTTCATGCTTTGCTATGATACATCGGTGGACAAGATACGTAACAAACAACGTAAACTGTCTTATGAGACAGATACAACCAATCCCGAGCGATACAAAACATCGTTTTCGATAGAACGTCATGCCAATGAAGTATATACACGAACGTTATTTTGGGAAGTTCAAAAGGAGATTGACAAGTCTAACAGTTTGTGTTATGTTGCCGAAAGAGGAATGGTTGATGGAGTTAATACGTATCTTGTTGCTCATCAAGATCACACCAAAGAAATTGTGAATGAGTTTAAGGTTAGTTACACTTTTAGTGTCTACAGTTCTTACAATCTTCACAACTTTGATTTTATTGAACAAATTTTAATTGTCTTTTGTTAATACTGTAGGTAACTTTCAACAAAAGTGATCTTACAGTTTCATGTGTATGCATGGGTTTTACCCGGGTTGGGTATCTTTGTCGACACGTGTTTTGCGTATTCAGGCATCACAACATTTTTCAGATTCCAGCCAAATACATACATCCCAGATGGTGTAGAGATGCTATCCCAGCTAGTGTACACTTACTGGAGAATAGGTTATGTGACGACCAAAGTAGGAGTGGTGTGTTGTGGCGTGGGATTTGTGATAACGTGAACATGTGTAGAGACAGGGTGCGTGGCAATATTGAGAAATTACAAGAGTTAAGTGACCAGATTCAAGCTATTAAGGATAAGCTTTTTAGCGAGATACCGTACGATCATTCAATCAATAAAAAGGATGTTGTGATAGAGGATGTAATTGCGCATAAACAACCAGCTGAACTTTCTTGCACGGCCCCGCGGAAAATACGCAACAAAGGATGTGGAAAGCATAAACGAACAGTTGGTCCCGGTGAGAAAGCAATCAAGAGCAGTAAAAAAAAGAGAAGGAAATGCAATTTCTGCGGAAAACTCGTAAGGGGCCATGATAAGAGGAACTGCCCGCTAAAAAAGGAGGGGAAGCTGGTTGAGGATGACTCGTCAACCGACAAAGAAGATGAGATATACGAAGATGAAGAAACCGAAGAATCTGGCTATGAGGATTCTGGTAGTGACGAATAGTTTCATTAAACCGTATCAACATTCgcctttttttttctaaacattTCGGCTGCTTATTGTATTAGATTATATGTTTAAGCAGTTTGTCTGCTGATGTACCAAGTctgggtgtttttttttttttacttttttatgcAGTTACTATTGTGTTTTTTATGCAATTTCTGTGAAAAACGCGTAAAGGGCAATAATCTTTTTGCAAAATAATTGAAGATCAATAATCCATACGATCTATGGTATGACCCCGTTCAGTTACCGGCTTGTTTGCATAACTAGATTTGGTTGACGTTCGACTATCCGACCCACCGAAAAAGGATGACATCCCCGCAGCTTGTGTTTCCAACCTCACCAGTTGGCTGGTCCCTAGCTTGTTTATGCTGATCTGTGGCGACTACATTGCCTTGTCGGCCTATAAATGAGCGTGACTTGATACTTCTTTCAGAGTCTTTGGGCTTTGTCGGTCTGAGATACTCGGAGGAGCAGGAATACACTACATTTTCCAGTCAGTATTCGTAAAGCATTTTGGAGGAGGTTGATCCATGTGAGGACTTGACTGATGATGACCTTCGAACCGCTATACATAATGCAACTGGTCCTACATCCGCGTTATTTGTGCCAGACGTTCCTTTTGAGGTTCTGATTAGAAGCAAAATTGCTCGTTTGTTTATTGGTTATCACGAGGTAATCAAGATGAGTCATCGATGTATGGTACATGAGCTAAAACGGTTTTGCCGTTTCTTAGAAAGTCAATCGTTGATATGGAGATGGACTATACAAACAGCTCGTATCCGAATTTTATTGGTGGAAGTAAGGCTCTCGAAATTGCAATGAAGCAAGTGAAAGTCTTCTAAGGTTGCAACAGTTCAAAAGCATATTTCCCTGTAATACATGTATCTTGTCCACCGATGTATCATAGCACGGTATAAGTAACACTAGGATAATAATACAGTCCACTAATATAGAAAGGTGGCTGTTACAATTACGTTAAACATTATCCCATAGATGAAATTTTGACATAACTTGATTACCACCCGCAAAATTAAACATATTGTTTCAACATGAGCAAATTTAAACTACAAAAAACAAATTCCAGTAGCAGACTTTTTATCTATTTATCCCTGTTAATGCCGGCATATTGGTAGGCTTCTTTTA contains the following coding sequences:
- the LOC110888199 gene encoding protein FAR1-RELATED SEQUENCE 5-like, which produces MTHSTDQNIISANLLIHETAQRPGEQHHDKNDHIDAQANLLVPRSNDQAADRHEEGTRMSETIDQPNVADKLLIPQSAEPEPDNHQDANEQPDGPADLVTHLSNQRAVPDHVLVASIEQQESIASNVYQSPNGTKYWTPNVPPDLKPYEGARFRTIDEAVGMYERYAERAGFSTRLGTSKRDKAKGVFKLRYILCSRANKPKDQEAGNTSSLKRCRSIKATDCKACVKIRRVKRSTDYVVYKFIEQHNHGLTAPENLDLSRKKRKLDFAAKQFIADCRNANIGPTKAHNIYVVLKGGHQNVRGTTTEFKNFGRDIREFIGDRDAQMVVDKFNERVENKQNYTFKTHIVEKELQLLFWCDGVSKTNYHAFGDVVAFDATYDMIFVPFTGVDHHKKCTIFGAGLIHNETIESYSWLLQKFLEAHDGKQPLIILTDQDCAMKQAVNNVFDKSVHRLCMWHITQKIPAKIKGSDETNAELKQRIHKLVWNVYIEPHRFEKRWNLLMTEYGLEDHAWMNEMYAIREQWIPCYFRDIPMCCLMKTTSRCESANHMFKANSSPHNTLVQFMLCYDTSVDKIRNKQRKLSYETDTTNPERYKTSFSIERHANEVYTRTLFWEVQKEIDKSNSLCYVAERGMVDGVNTYLVAHQDHTKEIVNEFKVTFNKSDLTVSCVCMGFTRVGYLCRHVFCVFRHHNIFQIPAKYIHPRWCRDAIPASVHLLENRLCDDQSRSGVLWRGICDNVNMCRDRVRGNIEKLQELSDQIQAIKDKLFSEIPYDHSINKKDVVIEDVIAHKQPAELSCTAPRKIRNKGCGKHKRTVGPGEKAIKSSKKKRRKCNFCGKLVRGHDKRNCPLKKEGKLVEDDSSTDKEDEIYEDEETEESGYEDSGSDE